The DNA segment TTGTCGCACAATTACGTGATCGCGGCATGGGAATCTTAATTACAGACCATAATGTTAGAGAAACCCTAGCCATCACCGACCGCGCCTACATCCTCCGTGAAGGGCAAATTCTGGCTTATGGCAATGCTGATGAACTATATAATAATCCCCTTGTCCGTCAATATTACTTAGGTGATAATTTTCAGGTTTAGTACAGACGCGATTAATCGCGTCTCTGACAACTGACTAATTAAATTATGGTAGCCAAAAAACTCTCGTCTTTTTACAGCTTTCATTCCCTGCTGCCTTTTACAATTATGGATCGCTACTTGACTAGCGAATTGCTGCCGACATTTCTATTTGGTGTTGGCGCTTTTTCATCCATTGGCGTGACGATTGACGCTGTATTTGAGTTAGTCAGAAGAGTTGTAGAGTCTGGACTACCCGTTAGTATTGCGGTGCAGGTTTTCTTATTAAAACTGCCTAATTTCATTGTGTTGGCTTTCCCCATGTCTACACTGTTGGCGACTTTAATGACCTATAGTCGTCTATCGAGCGAAAGTGAACTTATTGCTTTGCGCGGTTGTGGGGTGAGTGTCTATCGCATGGTGATGACGGCGGTAATGTTGAGTTTCGTCGTCACAGGGCTGACGTTTTTATTTAACGAGCAAATTGCCCCAGCCGCAAATTACCAAGCTACTCTCACTTTAGACAAAGCGCTAAAATCAGACAAACCCACGTTTAAGCAACAGAATATTTTTTACCCTGAATATCGGGATATACAAGAGAAAGATGGGACAAAAAACAGAATATTAACACGCCTGTTTTATGCTGACCAGTTTGACGGGAAGCGGATGAAAGGGTTAACCATCATCGACCGTTCAACAGATGGTTTAAATCAAATTGTCGTCGCAGAATCTGCCGAGTGGAATGGCGCACAAAGCATCTGGGATTTTTATAACGGCACAATTTATTTAGTAGCGCCCGATCGCTCTTATCGTAATATTCTCCGGTTTGAGAAGCAACAACTCAAACTACCCCGCACACCCTTAAGCTTGGCAGAACAAAGCCGCGACTACGGGGAAATGAATATTGCCCAAGCTTTAGACCAGCTAAATATTGAACGCCTTGGTGGCGATCGCCAAAAAATTCGTAAACTGGAAGTAAGAATCCAACAAAAATTTGCTTTGCCTTTTGTCTGTGTAGTATTTGGTTTAGTAGGTGCAGCGATGGGAACCATACCCCAACGCACAGGCAAAGGTACTAGTTTTGGTATTAGTGTTATAGTAATTTTTTCTTACTACTTACTGGGTTTTATCACTGGCGCTTTAGGACAAGCTGGGATTTTTTCTCCCTTTATCGGCGCATGGCTACCAAACTTTATTGGACTAGGAGTAGGCATATTCTTATTAGTGCGGGTTGCTCAACGCTAAACTAAAAGTACATTTCCCCAAAATTCAGGAGCCATGACTCTGACAATCCCCCCAGCTTATAGTCTGGAAGAATTCCTGAAACTCCCCGAAACACAACCATTCTGTGTTGCCGGATATTCATCTAGAATTAACAGTAGATATAATTTTTGTTTGGCTAAAGATGTCAACTAATTAGCCAAAAAATATATCTTTTTGAAGACTCATTATATCTATGGGAATTGGTAATTGGTCATAGGTAATCGTGAGAAATAATTATTTTGTTTGCTAACTCTCAATCCCCATGACCAATCACATCTTCAACGGAATTTAGGTAGAGGTTGACCAAACTCAATCACTGGATAGTTGGGTAGGGTAGGGACTGGAGGAGTGGAAGAATTAGTGTTGTTAAAATTGCTGGGTTTCAAAGTGGGATTATTAGAGTTCAGGGGCGGTACACTCACAAACGGTTGCTGTTGCAGACCAGTTATGGGAGGTAGGGTACTAGGTAATTGTATATAGGAGGGGGTTGTTGGTTGTTGACTTTTAGGTGACTGTTGGAAGTTGCTTGATTGTTTAGCCACTTTCACAATTGCGGGACGTAAAACCCAGCGAGTAGGGTTTTGTCGAGTAGCAGGTTGTAGTTGTACTTTGTTTGCGTCTACAGTAGACCCTGGGGCTAAATCTAAGACAATGCGAGTAACATTAGCGCTTAATTGGGAAACACGGACTCTTTGAACGGAACCGGTGTAGTTTTGCTGGGTGGAAACCTTGCCTAATAGAGTATCAGGAATATCTACAACTAGTCTTGGTGGTTCGTTTAAATAAAAGTACTGTGGTGTTTTACTGGATGAAAGGGTTATTTCTAGCTTTTTTGTGTCTGGGTAAAAGCGCCAATTATTCAGTTTTGCCATCTGTACCTGAGCCGCAATACTACTACTTGTGATTAAAGTAATGGCGGTACACAAGCTAGCGCCAAATAATTGTTTGCACCCCTGGATGTTGTTACTCATAATTGCCTTAGACATCACTATTTATCCCTTGTATGTTCAGCCATCAGTCCGGGAAATCATTGATCACCCATTGATTCTGAGACATTATTTGCTATGCTAATGGCTACGAGAATTTTCCGGTCTGACCTGGGCTGCTTCAGGTGTAGCATTAAATTCTAAAGTTTGCGAGATGTCACTGATAATTAATTTCCGGCGTTGCTGATTGATGGGATGATTTTTATCTCACGCCTTGTGAGAAGCGTTATCGAGGCAGAGATTGTTAAAAATATCGCTGACCTCCAAAACGTCAAACCCACGGCTTAAATCGGTCAGAGGTCGCGTTATTTTTAAATCTTATTTTCTACTTAATTCGATCAACTCAATTGTTCATACTTGAATTGCCCTTTAATAAACTTATGGAAATATTGACCCTTAGACGGTGCATTGTCTAATTCTTCTTTAACAGTAAGCGGTACTTTGAAATATTCGTAAATACTTCCACTATCAAATTCAAGAGTCAGTGTTTGAGTTGTTGGCTCATAGCGATATGCCTTAATAAAGCTGCCTTCTGGTTTGAGTAAAGGGAAAGCAATCACATCCCGAATACTGGCAGAATCAGTTAATAACATGACTAACCGATCAATCCCAATACCTAAACCTCCTGTAGGTGGCATCCCGTATTCCAACGCAGTCAAGAAGTCTTCATCTACACCTTGGGCTTCTAAGTCACCGGCGGCTTTTTTGGCTGCTTGGGCTTCTAGGCGTTCTCTTTGGTCGATGGGATCTGTTAATTCTGAGAAACTATTCGCAGTCTCCCGCCCGACTATGAATAATTCAAATCTTTCTACTAACCCAGGTTGAGAACGGTGAGGTTTAGCTAATGGCGAAATTTCCACAGGATAATCAATTACAAAGGTAGGCTGAATTAACTTTGTTTCTACCTTTTCTTCAAATGCTAAATTCAGGATTTTACCTATAGTTTGGGCTTCATCTACACCAGGAATCCCAGCATTTTTACCTGCTGATTTCGCTTCTTCTAGTGTTTGGAAAGAATGGAAATCCAATCCTGTATATTCTTTTACTAAATCGTGCATTGTCACCCGTCGCCAAGGTGGTGTCAAATCTACCGTTTCGCCTTGGTAGGTAATTTGCAGTGTGCCGAGTACATCTTGGGCCACAGTGGTGATAATACC comes from the Nostoc sp. PCC 7120 = FACHB-418 genome and includes:
- a CDS encoding LptF/LptG family permease; amino-acid sequence: MDRYLTSELLPTFLFGVGAFSSIGVTIDAVFELVRRVVESGLPVSIAVQVFLLKLPNFIVLAFPMSTLLATLMTYSRLSSESELIALRGCGVSVYRMVMTAVMLSFVVTGLTFLFNEQIAPAANYQATLTLDKALKSDKPTFKQQNIFYPEYRDIQEKDGTKNRILTRLFYADQFDGKRMKGLTIIDRSTDGLNQIVVAESAEWNGAQSIWDFYNGTIYLVAPDRSYRNILRFEKQQLKLPRTPLSLAEQSRDYGEMNIAQALDQLNIERLGGDRQKIRKLEVRIQQKFALPFVCVVFGLVGAAMGTIPQRTGKGTSFGISVIVIFSYYLLGFITGALGQAGIFSPFIGAWLPNFIGLGVGIFLLVRVAQR
- a CDS encoding AMIN domain-containing protein, with amino-acid sequence MSKAIMSNNIQGCKQLFGASLCTAITLITSSSIAAQVQMAKLNNWRFYPDTKKLEITLSSSKTPQYFYLNEPPRLVVDIPDTLLGKVSTQQNYTGSVQRVRVSQLSANVTRIVLDLAPGSTVDANKVQLQPATRQNPTRWVLRPAIVKVAKQSSNFQQSPKSQQPTTPSYIQLPSTLPPITGLQQQPFVSVPPLNSNNPTLKPSNFNNTNSSTPPVPTLPNYPVIEFGQPLPKFR